The proteins below are encoded in one region of Limnochorda pilosa:
- a CDS encoding extracellular solute-binding protein, translating to MARAEGVRDEGGAAAGINVLYMAQAGYQPDTFRAMAEAFQGETGIPVRINFTRYDDQYQKILTAAIAPIGAYDVITLDLIWVAEFARKGYVVPLDGRLSPEVQADLDRPVLRAMQFDGRTWAMPFLANFQLLFYNRRMLSEAGFERPPATLEELEHQMTVLKERGIVPYPWVDSWNQKEGLTCEFVWLTAAFGGELFDHFNQPVFNRPPGIAALETMVRWLEKGLVHPVSLSADETTAKDLFVDGQAAFTSNWTFQDALMKDPARSRVAGEGEVGLLPVASQVYDPQRFFTVSVSGFQGLAIPANSRRQAEAWAFIRYVSSPEVQAQHLEEVPVWRSVREDPETLRRDPDMALKSVAIASVFHRPQLVRYQEVSAVLQRYLHLALEGRMSPRQALDLAAEAVRPLL from the coding sequence GTGGCCCGTGCCGAGGGCGTCAGGGACGAGGGAGGCGCTGCAGCGGGCATCAACGTTCTGTACATGGCCCAGGCGGGTTACCAGCCCGACACCTTCCGGGCCATGGCCGAGGCGTTCCAGGGTGAGACGGGCATCCCGGTGCGGATCAACTTCACCCGGTACGACGACCAGTACCAGAAGATCCTCACCGCCGCCATCGCACCCATCGGCGCCTACGACGTCATCACCCTGGATCTGATCTGGGTGGCCGAGTTCGCCCGCAAGGGCTACGTGGTCCCGCTGGACGGTCGTCTCAGCCCCGAGGTCCAGGCCGACCTGGATCGACCCGTGCTTCGAGCCATGCAGTTCGACGGGCGCACCTGGGCCATGCCCTTCCTGGCCAACTTCCAGCTCCTTTTCTACAACCGCCGCATGCTGAGCGAGGCGGGGTTTGAGCGCCCGCCCGCCACCCTCGAGGAGCTGGAGCACCAGATGACGGTGCTGAAGGAGCGGGGCATCGTCCCGTATCCGTGGGTGGACTCGTGGAACCAGAAAGAAGGGCTGACCTGCGAGTTCGTCTGGCTCACGGCCGCCTTCGGCGGCGAGCTCTTCGACCACTTCAACCAGCCCGTTTTCAACCGCCCGCCGGGGATCGCGGCCCTGGAGACCATGGTGCGCTGGCTGGAGAAAGGCCTGGTGCACCCGGTCTCGCTCTCGGCCGACGAGACCACGGCCAAGGACCTCTTCGTGGACGGGCAGGCGGCCTTCACCTCCAACTGGACCTTCCAGGATGCGCTCATGAAGGATCCCGCCCGGAGCCGGGTGGCTGGGGAGGGCGAGGTGGGGCTGCTCCCCGTCGCCTCCCAGGTCTACGATCCCCAGCGCTTCTTCACCGTCTCGGTGAGCGGCTTCCAGGGGTTGGCCATACCGGCCAACTCCCGCCGCCAGGCGGAGGCGTGGGCCTTCATCCGCTACGTCTCCTCACCCGAGGTGCAGGCGCAGCATCTGGAGGAGGTGCCCGTCTGGCGCTCGGTGCGCGAGGATCCCGAAACCCTGCGGCGAGACCCCGACATGGCCCTCAAGAGCGTGGCCATCGCGAGCGTCTTCCACCGCCCCCAGCTCGTGCGCTACCAGGAGGTCTCGGCGGTCCTACAGCGGTACCTGCACCTGGCCCTGGAAGGGCGCATGAGTCCCCGGCAGGCGCTGGACCTCGCGGCGGAGGCAGTGCGCCCGCTGCTCTGA
- a CDS encoding methyl-accepting chemotaxis protein, with amino-acid sequence MIPHPQRRFKTVSRLGKAIRVLLGRLGPLGRRRDGTLVNRVRWGLGVGLALIATLGLAAVAVVSDLQTSTAELNRYRWPTVQLANAITRRTLSTGLRAYQAVSTGTVLERPADELNEIDILVDNLRGLLRERPLPGSGGQDRTSRLLGFLDEIHAARSDYTHVLVQLMQAPPGGDRSLLLYRLGAAGDVLVSRADAFERAITEEVARQTGEALAVTGAARAGMTVLTVALVALGSWLVASTLATAKRVARRVQEAAEAVWKDSEGSQEMTSAMRGAVAGARASLEEVQRELRSLAHESGQFLASIRETTGQVAGTVEEARSLIDQTGVTGAAARGMEQVVAVCRAQLLTGSTHVRREVRMAEENLAVAEEAARVVERLQERVEEAESILRHVTGIVDQTSFLALAARLESQAVPAGERGGGEGLATLAEQIGGLADRGALSIDEIRGELAQVREAAGGVVLPVSRAVNGVRDLARHATHLESSFEAVEAAFRELNELIARVGAAASDGSACSRRVEQALHRTARFIEEASRQTQRAGAAMQRLSEVADPVVRHHDALAQEMDRQIRFQRRQAERAREMIEEARALAR; translated from the coding sequence GTGATCCCACACCCGCAGCGCAGGTTCAAGACTGTTTCTCGGCTTGGGAAGGCCATCCGGGTCCTGCTCGGCCGCCTGGGTCCCCTGGGGCGGCGACGCGACGGGACCCTGGTGAACAGGGTGCGGTGGGGGCTGGGAGTGGGGCTCGCCCTCATCGCTACCCTGGGCCTGGCGGCGGTGGCGGTGGTATCCGATCTCCAGACCTCCACCGCAGAGTTGAACCGCTACCGCTGGCCGACGGTGCAGCTGGCCAACGCGATCACCCGCCGGACCCTCTCCACCGGCCTGAGGGCCTACCAGGCCGTCTCTACGGGGACGGTCTTGGAACGCCCGGCGGACGAGCTGAACGAGATCGACATCCTGGTGGACAACCTGCGAGGCCTCCTCCGAGAGCGCCCCTTGCCCGGCAGCGGGGGCCAGGACCGCACCAGCCGTCTCCTGGGGTTTCTGGATGAGATCCACGCGGCACGATCGGACTACACCCACGTCTTGGTCCAGTTGATGCAGGCGCCTCCGGGAGGCGACCGCTCCCTGCTGCTCTACCGGCTGGGCGCCGCGGGGGACGTGCTCGTCTCCCGGGCCGACGCCTTCGAGCGGGCCATCACCGAGGAGGTCGCCCGCCAGACCGGCGAGGCCCTGGCGGTGACGGGCGCGGCGCGTGCCGGCATGACTGTGCTCACCGTGGCGCTGGTCGCCTTGGGCTCCTGGCTCGTCGCGAGCACCCTCGCCACGGCGAAGCGGGTGGCGCGCCGGGTCCAGGAGGCGGCGGAGGCGGTTTGGAAGGACAGCGAGGGTTCCCAGGAGATGACCTCCGCCATGCGGGGAGCCGTTGCGGGGGCGCGAGCCAGCCTGGAGGAGGTGCAACGGGAGCTCCGGTCGCTTGCGCACGAGAGCGGGCAGTTCCTGGCGTCGATCCGGGAGACCACCGGGCAGGTGGCCGGAACGGTGGAGGAGGCACGCTCCCTCATCGACCAGACCGGAGTGACGGGAGCCGCAGCCCGGGGCATGGAGCAGGTGGTGGCCGTCTGCCGGGCGCAGCTTCTCACGGGGAGCACCCACGTGCGGCGGGAGGTGCGTATGGCCGAGGAGAACCTGGCGGTCGCCGAAGAGGCCGCCCGCGTGGTGGAGCGCCTCCAGGAGCGGGTGGAGGAGGCCGAGTCCATCCTGCGGCACGTCACCGGCATCGTGGATCAGACCAGCTTCCTGGCCCTGGCGGCCCGCCTCGAGAGCCAGGCGGTTCCCGCGGGCGAGCGGGGCGGCGGGGAGGGCCTGGCAACGCTGGCGGAGCAGATCGGCGGGTTGGCCGACCGGGGGGCCCTCTCCATCGACGAGATCCGGGGCGAGCTGGCCCAGGTGCGGGAGGCCGCGGGCGGCGTGGTCCTTCCGGTCTCCCGGGCGGTCAACGGGGTGCGGGACCTGGCGCGCCACGCGACGCACCTGGAGAGCAGCTTCGAGGCGGTGGAAGCCGCGTTCCGGGAGCTGAACGAGCTCATCGCCCGGGTGGGCGCGGCCGCCTCCGACGGCTCCGCGTGCAGCCGCCGGGTGGAGCAGGCCTTGCACCGGACGGCGCGCTTTATCGAAGAGGCCTCCCGCCAGACACAGCGGGCTGGAGCGGCCATGCAACGGTTGAGCGAGGTGGCCGACCCGGTGGTGCGCCACCACGATGCCCTGGCCCAGGAGATGGACCGCCAGATTCGTTTCCAGCGGCGCCAGGCGGAGCGGGCCCGGGAGATGATCGAGGAAGCCCGGGCCCTGGCGCGCTGA
- a CDS encoding glycosyltransferase family 4 protein has protein sequence MAVHVLMLSWEYPPRVVGGLARAVAGLSRALAAGGVEVRVLTLGEAGSPFREEDGGVEVIRLRNGFPPAPDLVTAVAHFNFDALQEAIALSGRGFDLIHAHDWLVAYAARTLKHGFRVPLVATLHATEHGRNRGIHTPLQRYIHDMEWTLTYEAWRVILCSSAMREETARLFNLPADKTLVLPNGVEPDELAVPADEDLAAFRRMHAAPDQTLILAMGRLVPEKGFDVLLDAFRLVLDRFPRAKLVIAGEGPHRAALEERAGRLGVAPHVYFKGFAADPVRNRLLHVADVAVFPSTYEPFGIVALEAMGAGLPVVASRCGGLPEVVEHGETGLLVPAGDPAALADALVPLLLSPGLREHLGRRGRERVAARFGWRRVAERTLEEYQRVLDERRRVAWISQTDGQGSRDGRSVGVNGTPDRYALGRQAEAGDREMVGSAASRREA, from the coding sequence GTGGCCGTGCACGTGCTGATGCTGAGCTGGGAGTACCCCCCGCGGGTGGTGGGGGGGCTGGCGCGGGCGGTGGCCGGGCTCTCCCGGGCCCTGGCCGCCGGGGGCGTGGAGGTGAGGGTGCTCACCCTGGGCGAGGCGGGGAGCCCCTTTCGGGAGGAGGACGGGGGCGTCGAGGTGATCCGGCTCCGGAACGGGTTTCCACCCGCGCCGGACCTGGTGACGGCCGTGGCCCACTTCAACTTCGACGCGCTGCAGGAAGCCATCGCGCTCTCAGGGCGGGGGTTCGACCTCATCCACGCGCACGACTGGCTGGTGGCCTACGCTGCCCGTACCCTCAAGCACGGATTCCGGGTGCCCCTGGTCGCCACCCTCCACGCCACCGAGCACGGGCGCAACCGGGGGATCCACACTCCTCTGCAGCGCTACATCCACGACATGGAGTGGACCCTCACCTACGAGGCCTGGCGGGTGATCCTCTGCAGCAGCGCGATGCGCGAGGAGACGGCCCGTCTCTTCAACCTGCCCGCCGACAAGACGCTGGTCCTCCCCAACGGCGTCGAGCCGGACGAGCTGGCGGTTCCGGCGGACGAGGACCTGGCCGCCTTCAGGCGCATGCACGCGGCCCCCGACCAGACCCTGATCCTGGCCATGGGGAGGCTCGTGCCCGAGAAGGGTTTCGACGTGCTCCTGGACGCCTTCCGGCTCGTGCTCGATCGCTTCCCTCGGGCCAAGCTCGTCATCGCCGGCGAGGGCCCGCACCGGGCGGCCCTGGAGGAGCGCGCCGGGCGGCTGGGCGTGGCTCCCCACGTGTACTTCAAGGGCTTCGCAGCCGATCCGGTGCGGAACCGGCTCCTGCACGTAGCCGACGTGGCGGTCTTCCCCAGCACCTACGAGCCCTTCGGGATCGTCGCGCTGGAGGCCATGGGTGCCGGCCTTCCCGTGGTGGCCTCGCGCTGCGGCGGTCTTCCTGAGGTGGTGGAGCACGGAGAGACGGGGCTCCTGGTGCCTGCGGGAGATCCTGCGGCCCTGGCCGACGCGCTGGTGCCGCTCCTTCTCAGCCCGGGCCTGCGCGAGCACCTGGGCAGGCGCGGGCGGGAGCGGGTGGCGGCGCGCTTCGGCTGGCGCCGGGTGGCCGAACGGACCCTGGAGGAGTACCAGCGGGTCCTGGACGAGCGGCGCCGGGTGGCCTGGATCTCGCAGACGGACGGGCAGGGGAGCCGGGACGGGCGGAGCGTGGGCGTGAACGGCACCCCGGACCGGTACGCGCTTGGCCGTCAGGCCGAGGCGGGGGACCGGGAGATGGTCGGTTCGGCGGCTTCGCGCCGGGAGGCGTAG